A genomic window from Lentibacter algarum includes:
- a CDS encoding alpha-ketoacid dehydrogenase subunit alpha/beta, which yields MDRAEIVHQNFLTRLATGDFPSGKPATNALSRAEAVGLFRTQCLSRALDRTSRAMQKAGQGFYTIGSSGHEGMAAVAAALRPSDMAFLHYRDAAFQLGRAEQVPGQSALWDMLLSFACSSEDPISGGRHKVLGSRALMIPPQTSTIASHLPKAVGAAYSVGLARRHPPEHQLLPEDAIVACSFGDASANHSTAQGAFNTAGWASYQSSPLPLLFICEDNGIGISTPTPDGWIAASFQSRPGLKYFHGDALDIYDTYSAAQRAADYVRRRRKPAFLHLRTVRLYGHAGADMPTSYMSKSAVEAEEANDPLLHSVRLLTDAGALTPSDALEIYTETLERVARAAAEAVQRPRLATAREVMASIVPPKRSVTPSNGPSAETRAATFGSDISAMDKPQPMSRLINWALNDLMLAHEEIVLCGEDVGRKGGVYGVTQRLQQRFGEDRVIDTLLDEQSILGLAIGMAQNGFIPVPEIQFLAYLHNAEDQLRGEAATLPFFSNGQFTNPMVLRIAGLGYQKGFGGHFHNDNSIAVLRDIPGVIIACPSTGADAAMMLRECVRLAREEQRVVVFLEPIALYPMRDLQTDGDNAWMCSYPSPDESIAFGQIGQHGAGTDLAIVTYGNGHYLSRKAEADLRAKGIDLRIIDLRWLAPLPEEALLAATKGCKNVLIVDECRRTGGQAEALMALFAEAGHSRLARVTAQDSFIATGPAYGATLPDEAQIIAAAEALLL from the coding sequence ATGGATCGCGCCGAAATCGTTCACCAAAACTTTCTGACACGCCTCGCGACTGGTGACTTTCCAAGCGGTAAGCCCGCAACGAACGCCCTCTCAAGGGCTGAGGCCGTCGGCCTCTTTCGCACCCAATGCCTCAGCCGTGCACTCGACCGTACAAGCCGTGCCATGCAAAAGGCGGGCCAAGGTTTTTACACGATCGGCTCCTCAGGTCACGAGGGCATGGCTGCCGTCGCAGCAGCCCTACGCCCGAGTGATATGGCCTTTCTACATTACCGCGACGCGGCCTTTCAGCTTGGCCGCGCTGAGCAAGTGCCAGGCCAATCCGCGCTCTGGGATATGCTCCTGTCTTTTGCTTGTTCCTCGGAAGACCCGATCTCAGGCGGGCGTCACAAGGTTCTCGGCTCGCGCGCCCTTATGATACCGCCACAGACCTCGACCATTGCCAGCCACCTGCCCAAAGCGGTCGGCGCGGCCTATAGCGTGGGTCTGGCGCGCCGCCACCCCCCAGAGCATCAGCTTTTGCCCGAGGACGCGATTGTCGCCTGCTCATTTGGCGACGCGTCCGCCAATCATTCCACAGCGCAAGGCGCGTTCAATACAGCGGGCTGGGCCTCTTATCAGTCCAGTCCCCTTCCGCTGCTATTTATCTGTGAAGACAACGGCATAGGCATCTCCACACCAACACCCGACGGCTGGATCGCCGCCAGCTTTCAAAGCCGCCCCGGACTCAAATATTTCCACGGCGACGCGCTCGATATCTATGACACCTATTCCGCAGCCCAGCGCGCCGCCGACTACGTGCGCCGCCGACGCAAGCCTGCTTTCCTGCATCTGCGCACCGTACGCCTCTATGGTCACGCAGGGGCCGATATGCCCACCAGCTATATGTCCAAAAGTGCGGTTGAAGCTGAAGAAGCCAATGATCCGTTGCTTCACTCTGTGCGCCTTCTGACAGACGCAGGCGCACTTACCCCATCAGACGCGCTTGAAATATATACAGAAACTCTGGAACGCGTTGCGCGCGCTGCCGCAGAAGCCGTCCAGCGCCCGCGCCTTGCAACAGCCCGCGAGGTCATGGCCTCAATTGTCCCACCAAAACGTTCCGTAACTCCAAGTAACGGCCCCAGCGCCGAGACCCGCGCTGCAACTTTTGGCAGCGACATAAGCGCAATGGATAAACCGCAGCCCATGTCTCGCCTCATCAATTGGGCGTTGAATGACCTGATGCTCGCCCATGAAGAGATTGTGCTCTGCGGTGAAGATGTCGGGCGCAAAGGCGGCGTCTATGGCGTCACCCAGCGGCTGCAACAGCGCTTTGGCGAAGACCGTGTCATTGATACTTTACTCGATGAGCAATCCATTCTCGGCCTTGCCATCGGAATGGCCCAGAACGGTTTTATCCCTGTCCCCGAAATTCAGTTTCTTGCCTATTTGCATAACGCAGAAGACCAATTGCGCGGCGAAGCGGCCACGCTGCCGTTCTTCTCCAACGGCCAGTTCACGAACCCGATGGTGCTGCGTATCGCTGGGCTTGGCTATCAAAAGGGGTTTGGAGGGCACTTTCACAATGACAACTCGATCGCCGTATTGCGCGATATCCCGGGTGTTATCATAGCCTGCCCCTCCACAGGCGCGGACGCGGCCATGATGCTGCGGGAATGCGTACGCCTTGCGCGCGAAGAGCAGCGCGTGGTTGTGTTTCTTGAACCAATCGCGCTCTACCCTATGCGGGACTTACAAACCGATGGCGATAATGCATGGATGTGCAGCTACCCTTCTCCAGACGAGAGCATCGCCTTCGGGCAGATCGGCCAACACGGCGCAGGAACCGACCTTGCTATCGTGACCTACGGCAACGGTCATTACCTCTCGCGCAAGGCAGAGGCTGATTTGCGCGCCAAGGGCATTGATCTCAGGATCATTGACCTGCGTTGGCTCGCTCCTCTGCCCGAAGAGGCGCTGCTTGCGGCCACCAAAGGCTGCAAAAACGTCCTGATCGTTGACGAATGCCGCCGTACAGGGGGCCAAGCCGAGGCCCTCATGGCGCTCTTTGCAGAGGCGGGCCACAGTCGCCTCGCCCGTGTCACCGCACAAGACAGCTTCATTGCCACAGGCCCCGCCTATGGCGCAACCTTGCCCGATGAAGCCCAAATCATCGCCGCGGCAGAGGCTCTTCTTCTATGA